A region of the Brachyhypopomus gauderio isolate BG-103 chromosome 11, BGAUD_0.2, whole genome shotgun sequence genome:
TGTGCCCGTACCTGCCTGGGCCCAGTGTCTGCAGGCTCACCTGTGTGAATGAGTTTGACGTGTCTCTGCAGGTAACGGTCGATCATGAACACCTTGTTGCAGCCGGGATGGGGGCAGGGCCGCTCCCTCACCTCCTCATGGTGCTCCTTTATGTGTTTCTGTTCAGATACAGATCACCACCGAGTCTGCATGGCTGTGGTTACAGCATGTTATCACGGTTCCACACTCATTGACTGATCTAGATCGTACTGCAGCAGGATGGTTTGTGTGATCTATCCCAGCATGTCTGGACTTCCGACCCACCAGATGGGccacattctgtgtgtgtgtgtgtgtgtgtgtctgggtgcatGCTCAGCTGACCTTCATGCCGTCCGGGCCCCTGTACACGGCCGTACAGCCCTGGTGTGGACACTTGTAGATGGTGGGTAACTCCTCCCTGGGGGTGAAGGAGGTGAGAAATCGGAGCTCTGACATCACCACAGCCCTGTGAGACGGAGCAGACCAGACGCTCCCTCAGTGCTGCTACGCTCACGCTCTCCTACCTCTCCGCCTTGATCTTCTTCTTCCAGCCTGGCTTTGGTCCAGGTTTTCTTCTCTCCTTCGGCTCCAGGACCTTTGCGTCTTTGCTGCCTCTCTTAGCCGGGGCGACTCTGGACACGAGGCAAAGGGACGGCGCGTCATAATTCAGGGTTTCACGGGTGTGATGACTGATACATACAGTCAAGCTTGGAGTTGAAGTCAATGTGGGGAGAGGCCCAGCAGACCAGTACATTATCTAATCCCGGGCTCCTTCATACAGAAAGTAAGGCTACAATATGCTAATTGAATCACATGATCCAATCACCTCAAGGGGTCACGATTGTCATTAATACGTTGCAAACCCCACTGCAACGTACAGTCCAATCCCTGATCTTACAGCAGTCTGGCGGAGGTTCTGGCCTCGCTGTGAGGAGATGGAACCCGCTCACATGAAGATCAGCTTGTGTGTCAACACCTCACCGTTTCTCAGGGTACACATCCGCGCTGTCGTCAGACGAGCCGCTCTTCCTCCTTTCCTCGGACTCTTCCTCGTCGCTGGAGTTGTTCCTAAACAGAAGATGAGGTCCAGGTTTTTGAACGCCTGCCCAGTGTCGGTGTGTAACCTGCAAGGCCAGTAGGGGTCAGTAGTACTGTGCTGCACTCTACACGGGGCGGTGCGGGACATGCGAGCGGGACGCGGGAGGGAGAGTTGCGGGACGCAGGAACGCACCTGTCTGACAGCTCGCTGTCCTCGGGCTGCTCTTCTGGTGGAGCCGGGGCAGGAGATGGAATCTTGTCACCTTGAACACCTGCaaatgaaaaacacacacacacacacacacacacacacactaaagccACACGGCGAGATGACTCAAGTCACGTGTGTACACAGCACCATGGATGACAAGATAGTTAAATGCTGCTTTGTGCTGGTACATTTACAGGACAAAACTAATATTGGTAACTGGTCATAATGATTGGACCCCAAATCTCCCTCAACACTGTCTTACCATCTACGTTCCAGGTGTCCAGGAAACTGGAGTTCTGAGTTAATGACCCATCAGCAGTGCTGTTGACTGGTGGAAGTGGCTGGTGGTTGGTGTGGTTTCTGTGTTCATCACTGCCTCTCTTGCCTTTTACACTTGAGTCAAGGTCTATGTTGGCTCTAGGCTGAGAGACACTGGTGTCCATCACGTAGCTGTGACCatccacacagctccacacgGCCTTCACTGTGCCCCAGCACTGACCCTCTAGCACCTCCTTCAGACCAGGACAGGAACGGCAGCCTTCAGCATGCTGGTGGGTCCAGGACACGAGGCTGTGCAGACACTTGGGGTCTGCGCTTATGGGCCGTGCTAGAGAGGAATGGTATGTCATTAGTAACTGATGTGTTTGGTCTTGTTGAATCTGTTCCTGGTTTTGGTGGGCACTTACATGACTGGTTCAAGTCTTCTTTTAACGCTGAACATTTTGGGTTATTCCTGAAagcaagataaaaaaaaaaccccaatcaGCATGTAGTGATTTCATTTCAAACTTTGCTGTGGAATGGAGGGCAGGTATCGGTCAGCTGTGGACGGGTGGGTCTACTCACCTGTCTCTGTTGCTGTGGCGTGAGGACGGCAGCAGGTTCACCCTCTGTCTGAAGGCCAGAAGGATGCTGTGGCACTTGTAGAACTGCGCATGGCAGCTTTTGCAGATGAACTGCGAGAGGCTCGGGTCGCGGTGCATGGGCACGCCGAGGAGACGCTGGAAGTCCGAACCGAAGCGAAGGGTCGTCTGCTCGCCTGACTTGCACGTCCGTTCACAACCTTCGGCCGAGTCCTCGGGCAGTTTTCCAAACGCTTGTCGAAGTCTCCGGGTCGAGAATTTCCCGTGACACAGTCGACAGAATTCCGTGCTGAGTCTGCCTGTCGCTTAATACACGGTGGAGAAAGTGTTAGTGGACTTGAAGATAATAACAGTTAACACCGACATCATCGACCCTTCTCCAGCCCCTACAccaactcacacacatcaccacctccacacaagCCCAACAGGTGCCAGACTGATGTGATCTGACCTCTGGAGAGCGACGGACACTGGACGGACAACGTTTCGGACACAGTCGGGACCAAAGGCGACTCACGTGTCCCTGCCGACGCCACCCAGAGACGCCGGTGCTCCGTCTCGTCCTGCGGGGACTTGAGGCTGAATGTCGTGGCCTCCGATCCGTCGTCGGACGCGTGTTCACGGGCGGCACCGCCGTCCAGCGGACCGTTCTGGGCTGCGCGCCGGGCTCTGCCCCGACGACCCGGCGGCGCAGGCCGAGCCGCGGGTGCAGGAGCGCCGGCACTGCGCGCTCGTCTCACGGGCGTCCTCCTCATCGCCGCGGCGGGTCTGTCGCTTCTCCAACAATAAACGCAGCGAATCCTCCAAAAGTTTTAAACCTCGCAGGCTTGCGACGTGTCGGGCATGTTGACACTGATTTTACTCGTATCAGTTAATGCAAGTCAAAGTAGGTTACTTAAAAAGCGCTACAATGCATTATTGGGAAAAAATAGACTTAATTAAATGGCTTGGAACGAGTTATGATTAAAACATTGGAACTGAAGAGACGATGATAAACAAGGAGAGCCGGAAGTGTTTAGTAGTAAATAAAAGCAGAAGAAATATGAGGTCGTGTATTAGGTTAATGCGGTGCCTACAGCGCCGTATGTGGATTTATGTGGAACTGCAAGCGTGTACGGCGATGAAGAGAGTCCATTAGGTTCGTCCGTTATTGTTGAGAAGCATGTGGAGCTCGGAAGGGTTGCAGTGAAAACGTGTGGACACTGAATAACGCTGTTGAAAAGgtttccagtcatgttcaactTCTTTGGGTTCTAAAATAACTGCCTGTCAAAAGACATGAAACCGGTGTATACGTGTTTTTACAAGAAAAATGACCTTTGTATAAAGTCAAAGAAAAAGTGGTTACCTTGACAGGACCAGCAAAAATAAAgtggaaaaaaaattattaatataCAAACATTGATGTATACAATGTATACAAATAACATGTTTACCTCCATGTCCTGAATATACACACAAATGTGGGGTGAGACTTCTGATAAACTGAAGTAAattaagataagataatcctttattgatcccgcaacggggaaatttgcaatattacagcagcagagaggaagggacagagagaggaagtatAAAGACAATATTTAAggtcatggacgtaattttgatttcaaaagtgggggggacatggattcgtcgctatttaaatatttggttttaaccgtaaaaactggggggaaccaaagccggcttttgaaaaagtgggggggacatgtcccccccccccccccccccccccccaaattaacATCCGTGTATAAGGTAGTGTAGGAAAAAAGAAACTTAAAGGCAAAACGAAACTTAATGTTTTCTTGGACAACTGTGAGAGAGCAGAAGGGAAGAGGCCAGTGGCCTTGAGAAGAACAGAATGAGCCCTTTCAGTGCAAAATGCAaggcaagcagtttttagataaccaagCAGACAATTAGAGAGGAGCAGGTGGGTTTCGatggagttatcgaaacttaggGAGAAATCGAAACTTagagagagagtatgaaagagaggacatcgcccagcacggggCACTTTTTGCTCggacgctgctgagatccacttgggttaggtagagttctaggcaactagcaccagtgcactggagagttgtaccacgtatactttggCTATTTTGTACTCGCTTTTATTccatattaaattatttatctGAAAATAACTTTGGTGTTAAGTCTTTGCTTGGGTCACTCAATCAAAAccaatcggttcatcggggcagtgttggggcctatcTGGGTCAGGAGAAAATATCCCAACAGtcgagaataataaaaaaataaaacaaaaatgtatGATATTGAAAAATATAATAATCTTATGTATGGTGATATTGCACATAGAAGTAGTAACTATTGCACATTTGCCATATTGAAAAAAATTGCACAATTTGACCGGCATGTGGTAGCAATATTAAACATTAACTACAGTCTATTGAGTGCAGCGCGTGTTGAACAGTCTGACGGCGTGTGGAAGGAAGGACCTGCGGTATCTCTCCTTCACGCACCGCAGGTGCAGCAGCCGGGCACTGAAGGAGCTGCTCAGTGCGGTCAGAGAGTGGTGCATGGGGTTGGACAGGTTCTTCAGCATGTATTTTAACTTAGTCCTCattctcctgtctcccaccacctccactgggtCAAGAGGACACCCGAGGACAGAGCTGGACTTCCTTATGATCCTGTCCAGTCTCTTCCTGTCAGCGGTGGAGATGCTGCTACCCCAGCAGACCACTCCATAGAATATAGCTGATGCCACCACAGCATCAAAGAAGGACCTCAGGAGTGTCCCCTGCACACCAAAGGATCTGAGTCTCCTTAGGAGATACAGTCTGCTCTGGCCCTTCCTGTAGAGAGCAGCTGTGTTGTCAGTCCAGTCCAGCTTGTTGTTAAGGTGGACACCAAGGTATTTGTAGGACCTCACAATCTCAATGTCTGTGCCCTGGATGTTTACAGGCACAGGATTTGAGTGTTTAGTCCTGCGGATGATCTTTTTAATAACAGAGACAACTGTTTGTTTTGAAGTACTGTGTTAATTTTATTAAATTAGGCAAGTATAGtatactttttaaaaatattgaaCACTTTGAATTAATAAGGCACTTATAGTTATATATCAAAGCTAAGTTTTAAACCTGCTGATAGTGTTTTAGTGAGTATCTGTGAAATGTTTTTCCACTACAGTATATCAGAATGGCGAAAAAGTTCTGACCTGGGTTTCCAAAAACCATCACAGAACAAACATGGTGTTTAAATGGGAGACTGAGTATTGCACCAAACACTTTCTACTTGAAGATGTCCATAACACTGTGGTGGTTCTGGAAAATGGGGACCTGACGGTAGTTATCGTATCTGAAGATAATAACACCTGACCtgtacaaaatatatttatCAGCAAACATGTAGCAAATCTTACACTTGGTAACATGGGCACATGCTGTAAATGAAGACaccagatagatagatgcacCTGTTTTCTTGTGTCTAAAATGTTAGATTTGCATGTCTGTGGGGTGCAGAAAGAGCACTAGTGCTGGCTGGTGTAAGGCTGTCTGTCCCGCTCAGTGGCATTAATGTTAGAGGAATTAGAGAGGCAGCCCCACCTCTCAAAGCTCACAGATGTTAGAACCAATACCACACTGAGGGAGAAGGACCATATGCTGTCTGATCTGGTAGAGAGTGGAGCAGGGGCCTAATCTGTGGTGTTTCCCCCACATACTGCTTGCATATATCTAATATCTTCTTTAGTGCCGACACACAAATGCCGATCTGATCTTTTAAGTGCAGTTTTTTTGAGATGGCGCCACCATCTCAGTGGATTATCATCTTGAGCGGAGAAAGTCTGCTTTCCGTGTTAGTCTCTGCTGTCTGTACATGAGATCAGTGGAGATTATCCGGAGAAGCAGCAAGATCCCGAGGGGGCGCTCCTGCTCTCCTCGCCGTCACTATCCACTATCTGCAAAGTCC
Encoded here:
- the znf276 gene encoding zinc finger protein 276 isoform X1, producing the protein MRRTPVRRARSAGAPAPAARPAPPGRRGRARRAAQNGPLDGGAAREHASDDGSEATTFSLKSPQDETEHRRLWVASAGTPTGRLSTEFCRLCHGKFSTRRLRQAFGKLPEDSAEGCERTCKSGEQTTLRFGSDFQRLLGVPMHRDPSLSQFICKSCHAQFYKCHSILLAFRQRVNLLPSSRHSNRDRNNPKCSALKEDLNQSSRPISADPKCLHSLVSWTHQHAEGCRSCPGLKEVLEGQCWGTVKAVWSCVDGHSYVMDTSVSQPRANIDLDSSVKGKRGSDEHRNHTNHQPLPPVNSTADGSLTQNSSFLDTWNVDVCVCVCVCVCFSFAGVQGDKIPSPAPAPPEEQPEDSELSDRNNSSDEEESEERRKSGSSDDSADVYPEKRVAPAKRGSKDAKVLEPKERRKPGPKPGWKKKIKAEREELPTIYKCPHQGCTAVYRGPDGMKKHIKEHHEEVRERPCPHPGCNKVFMIDRYLQRHVKLIHTEVRNYICDQCGQTFKQRKHLSVHQMRHSGAKPLQCEVCGFQCRQRASLKYHMTKHKAEADLEFACTLCGRRFEKAHNLNVHMSMVHPILQGCAIPPPPDAESQNPASVEPQCAGPGQGGAPPPL
- the znf276 gene encoding zinc finger protein 276 isoform X2, whose amino-acid sequence is MRRTPVRRARSAGAPAPAARPAPPGRRGRARRAAQNGPLDGGAAREHASDDGSEATTFSLKSPQDETEHRRLWVASAGTRRLSTEFCRLCHGKFSTRRLRQAFGKLPEDSAEGCERTCKSGEQTTLRFGSDFQRLLGVPMHRDPSLSQFICKSCHAQFYKCHSILLAFRQRVNLLPSSRHSNRDRNNPKCSALKEDLNQSSRPISADPKCLHSLVSWTHQHAEGCRSCPGLKEVLEGQCWGTVKAVWSCVDGHSYVMDTSVSQPRANIDLDSSVKGKRGSDEHRNHTNHQPLPPVNSTADGSLTQNSSFLDTWNVDVCVCVCVCVCFSFAGVQGDKIPSPAPAPPEEQPEDSELSDRNNSSDEEESEERRKSGSSDDSADVYPEKRVAPAKRGSKDAKVLEPKERRKPGPKPGWKKKIKAEREELPTIYKCPHQGCTAVYRGPDGMKKHIKEHHEEVRERPCPHPGCNKVFMIDRYLQRHVKLIHTEVRNYICDQCGQTFKQRKHLSVHQMRHSGAKPLQCEVCGFQCRQRASLKYHMTKHKAEADLEFACTLCGRRFEKAHNLNVHMSMVHPILQGCAIPPPPDAESQNPASVEPQCAGPGQGGAPPPL
- the znf276 gene encoding zinc finger protein 276 isoform X3; this encodes MRRTPVRRARSAGAPAPAARPAPPGRRGRARRAAQNGPLDGGAAREHASDDGSEATTFSLKSPQDETEHRRLWVASAGTPTGRLSTEFCRLCHGKFSTRRLRQAFGKLPEDSAEGCERTCKSGEQTTLRFGSDFQRLLGVPMHRDPSLSQFICKSCHAQFYKCHSILLAFRQRVNLLPSSRHSNRDRNNPKCSALKEDLNQSSRPISADPKCLHSLVSWTHQHAEGCRSCPGLKEVLEGQCWGTVKAVWSCVDGHSYVMDTSVSQPRANIDLDSSVKGKRGSDEHRNHTNHQPLPPVNSTADGSLTQNSSFLDTWNVDGVQGDKIPSPAPAPPEEQPEDSELSDRNNSSDEEESEERRKSGSSDDSADVYPEKRVAPAKRGSKDAKVLEPKERRKPGPKPGWKKKIKAEREELPTIYKCPHQGCTAVYRGPDGMKKHIKEHHEEVRERPCPHPGCNKVFMIDRYLQRHVKLIHTEVRNYICDQCGQTFKQRKHLSVHQMRHSGAKPLQCEVCGFQCRQRASLKYHMTKHKAEADLEFACTLCGRRFEKAHNLNVHMSMVHPILQGCAIPPPPDAESQNPASVEPQCAGPGQGGAPPPL